A window of Formosa sp. Hel1_31_208 contains these coding sequences:
- a CDS encoding polysaccharide deacetylase family protein, whose product MNGHFVISLDYEIHWGVFDKKTVEDYKENLSNVGKVVDRLLALSDQYGVKLTFSTVGMLFAENKQDLISHFPEQKPSYLNEKFSPYPIVPNIGNSEADDPFHYALSGIRKIKDNGNHELGTHTFCHFYCHEHGQTAEQFDADIKAAKAIAKTQGITIKSIVFPRNMIEANKAIDKPYLDVCEKHSITSFRGKEKAYIYNIHTTKSYHGWYVFKLLRLLDTYVNITGSNTYKVENINKGRTIYNLPSSRMLRAFSNKLKFLEPLKIRRITKAMTRAAKRNEMFHLWWHPHNFGAQMDENFNNLETIFKTYRDLNKSYGFQSETMTGLTNKIKTVIN is encoded by the coding sequence GTGAACGGACACTTCGTTATATCATTAGATTATGAGATTCATTGGGGAGTTTTTGACAAAAAAACTGTTGAAGACTATAAAGAAAACCTCTCAAATGTTGGAAAAGTTGTTGACCGGCTTCTAGCATTAAGTGATCAATATGGTGTGAAACTCACCTTCTCCACTGTTGGAATGTTATTTGCTGAAAACAAGCAAGATTTGATATCCCATTTCCCAGAACAGAAACCCTCATATCTCAATGAAAAATTTAGTCCGTATCCTATTGTTCCTAATATTGGCAATAGCGAAGCCGATGATCCGTTTCATTATGCCTTATCTGGGATTCGAAAAATCAAAGACAATGGTAATCATGAACTAGGCACACACACCTTCTGTCATTTTTATTGTCATGAGCATGGTCAAACCGCAGAGCAGTTTGATGCCGATATTAAAGCCGCTAAAGCAATAGCAAAAACTCAAGGCATTACTATTAAAAGTATTGTATTTCCTCGTAATATGATTGAAGCAAACAAAGCCATTGACAAACCGTATTTAGATGTTTGTGAAAAGCATAGCATCACATCATTTCGCGGGAAAGAAAAAGCATATATTTATAATATTCACACCACAAAATCATATCACGGTTGGTATGTTTTTAAACTCTTAAGGCTTTTAGATACTTATGTAAATATTACAGGTTCTAATACCTACAAGGTTGAGAATATTAACAAAGGTCGAACTATCTATAATTTACCTTCTAGCCGCATGCTGAGGGCATTTAGTAACAAACTAAAGTTTTTAGAACCCCTTAAAATTCGTCGTATAACAAAGGCTATGACACGCGCCGCAAAAAGGAATGAAATGTTTCATCTATGGTGGCATCCTCATAATTTTGGTGCTCAAATGGATGAGAATTTCAACAATTTAGAAACTATTTTTAAAACCTACCGGGATCTCAACAAAAGCTATGGCTTTCAAAGTGAGACGATGACAGGTCTTACAAATAAAATAAAAACGGTTATTAACTAA
- a CDS encoding sugar transferase, with the protein MSVYKHIIKPCFDVLAASIGFLLLFPIFATTWFVLMITNKGKAFFYQARPGKNERIFKIIKFKTMNDNTDANGLLLEPSERLTKVGVFVRKYSLDEIPQLLNVIKGDMSLIGPRPLLIRYLPRYNAIQKQRHDIKPGITGWAQVNGRNAISWEQKFEFDVWYVKHMSFFLDLKILFKTVYKVFKKDGIYSVDNDIVPDFTGTQTNENTSHGN; encoded by the coding sequence ATGTCTGTTTATAAACACATTATAAAACCATGTTTTGATGTCCTCGCGGCATCTATAGGCTTTTTATTACTTTTTCCAATCTTTGCAACGACTTGGTTTGTATTAATGATTACGAATAAGGGCAAAGCTTTTTTTTATCAGGCGCGTCCGGGTAAAAACGAGCGCATTTTTAAAATCATTAAGTTTAAGACTATGAATGACAACACTGATGCGAATGGCCTGCTGTTAGAGCCTTCAGAACGATTAACGAAAGTAGGTGTTTTTGTTCGTAAATACTCCTTAGATGAAATCCCACAACTACTCAATGTCATTAAAGGTGACATGAGTCTTATTGGTCCCAGACCTTTATTAATACGCTATTTGCCACGATATAATGCTATTCAAAAACAACGTCATGATATCAAACCTGGCATAACGGGATGGGCTCAAGTTAATGGTAGAAATGCCATTTCGTGGGAACAAAAATTTGAATTTGATGTGTGGTATGTAAAACACATGTCATTCTTTTTAGATTTAAAAATACTGTTTAAAACCGTGTATAAGGTGTTTAAAAAAGATGGTATTTATAGTGTAGATAACGATATTGTACCCGATTTTACAGGGACACAAACTAATGAAAACACAAGCCATGGCAATTAA
- a CDS encoding DegT/DnrJ/EryC1/StrS aminotransferase family protein, translating into MESKIWLSSPHMSGKEQSYVNNAFETNWIAPMGPHVSGFENDIKNYLQHDSHVAALSSGTAAIHLGLILLNVCHGDEVICQSKTFSASANPIVYLGATPVFVDSESDSWNMCPEQLEIAIKDRIQKGKKPKAIIPVHLYGMPYNADAIHGIAKAYDIPVLEDSAEALGSSYHAKKCGTFGDIATLSFNGNKIITTSGGGALVSKRADIKEKAIFLATQAREKAVEYLHESIGYNYRMSNVLAGIGRGQMEVLDDRVAARRQNYEHYKAAFKDIEELTFVDEPNGYYSNRWLTCVLTPSEGIREGIRTALDGSNIESRPLWKPMHQQPIFKDAPKYVNGVSDTLFQNGLCLPSGSNLTENELNRVTSAIKTYFRV; encoded by the coding sequence ATGGAATCAAAAATATGGTTGTCATCTCCGCATATGAGTGGAAAAGAACAATCTTATGTAAACAATGCTTTCGAGACCAATTGGATTGCTCCAATGGGTCCTCATGTTAGTGGGTTTGAAAACGATATTAAAAACTATCTACAACACGATAGTCACGTTGCTGCCCTCAGTTCTGGGACAGCTGCAATTCATTTAGGTCTTATTCTATTAAATGTTTGTCATGGCGATGAAGTCATATGTCAGAGTAAAACCTTTTCAGCATCGGCAAATCCAATTGTTTATTTAGGGGCTACTCCTGTTTTTGTAGATAGTGAAAGTGACAGCTGGAATATGTGTCCGGAACAACTTGAAATCGCTATTAAAGACCGTATTCAAAAAGGAAAGAAACCCAAAGCCATTATCCCTGTCCACTTATATGGTATGCCTTATAATGCAGACGCTATTCATGGCATCGCTAAAGCTTATGATATTCCTGTATTAGAAGATAGTGCTGAAGCTTTAGGAAGCTCATATCACGCTAAGAAATGTGGTACGTTTGGAGATATCGCTACACTTTCATTTAATGGTAATAAGATTATTACCACCTCTGGAGGTGGTGCTTTAGTATCTAAACGGGCTGATATAAAAGAAAAAGCTATCTTTCTTGCTACACAAGCTAGAGAAAAAGCTGTAGAATACTTGCATGAATCTATTGGCTATAATTATAGAATGTCAAATGTCCTAGCTGGTATTGGCCGCGGACAAATGGAGGTTTTGGATGATCGTGTTGCCGCGAGACGACAAAATTACGAGCATTATAAAGCGGCTTTTAAAGACATAGAAGAATTAACCTTTGTTGATGAGCCTAATGGCTATTATTCAAATAGGTGGCTCACTTGTGTACTTACACCTTCGGAAGGTATTAGAGAAGGTATAAGAACTGCTCTAGACGGCTCGAATATAGAGTCAAGACCACTTTGGAAACCCATGCACCAACAGCCCATTTTTAAAGATGCACCAAAATATGTTAATGGTGTTTCTGATACTTTATTTCAGAATGGACTGTGTTTACCAAGTGGTTCTAACTTAACTGAAAATGAATTAAATAGAGTGACATCTGCAATAAAAACGTATTTTAGAGTATGA
- a CDS encoding glycosyltransferase family 4 protein, with protein MKKLIRITTVPSSLRTLLRGQSRFMSSYFEVIGVSGDGEALAEVRQNEGIKTHVIEMTRSITPFKDLKATYKLYRFFKTEKPFIVHTHTPKAGTLGMLAAKLAKVPHRLHTIAGLPLLETSGLKRTLLDWVEKFTYSCATKILPNSFGLEQIIIDHKYTNRDKLFVIGNGSSNGIDSAHYDAAHVSEEQQTQLKHVLGITDTDTVFIFIGRIVKDKGLNELVHAFNRLSQQQQHCKLLLVGPRENHLDPLLPETEQLIEANPAILAVGVQKDIRPYVAISHVLTFPSYREGFPNVVLQCSCMELPCIVSDINGCNEVIENNVNGLIIPVKNELALERAMQYMIDHPEKRNSMIQHTRSRILERYEQQFVWNEILKFYKSLD; from the coding sequence TTGAAAAAACTGATACGCATAACCACGGTACCTTCATCACTTAGAACATTACTAAGAGGTCAATCCCGTTTTATGAGTTCATATTTTGAAGTGATTGGTGTATCAGGTGATGGAGAGGCATTGGCTGAAGTGAGACAAAATGAAGGTATTAAGACGCACGTTATAGAGATGACACGCTCTATTACACCTTTCAAAGATTTGAAGGCGACATACAAACTGTATCGGTTTTTTAAAACCGAAAAGCCTTTTATTGTGCATACGCATACGCCAAAAGCTGGAACACTTGGCATGTTAGCCGCCAAACTTGCTAAGGTTCCACATCGTTTGCATACCATAGCTGGTTTACCCCTTCTTGAAACTTCTGGCTTAAAACGAACTCTCTTAGATTGGGTAGAAAAATTCACCTATAGCTGTGCGACTAAAATTTTGCCAAATTCCTTCGGTCTTGAGCAGATTATCATAGATCATAAGTATACCAATCGTGATAAACTCTTTGTTATTGGAAATGGAAGCTCAAATGGCATTGATTCTGCCCATTATGATGCCGCTCATGTTTCCGAAGAACAACAAACACAATTAAAGCACGTGCTGGGTATTACTGATACGGATACTGTTTTTATATTCATTGGAAGAATTGTAAAAGACAAGGGTCTCAATGAATTAGTTCATGCTTTTAATCGCTTGTCACAACAACAGCAGCATTGTAAATTACTATTAGTCGGTCCGAGAGAAAATCATTTGGATCCGCTCTTACCCGAAACGGAACAATTAATTGAAGCTAATCCTGCTATTTTGGCTGTAGGCGTTCAAAAAGATATTAGGCCTTATGTGGCTATATCACATGTGCTCACTTTTCCTAGTTATCGTGAAGGGTTTCCAAATGTGGTGTTACAATGTAGCTGTATGGAACTGCCTTGCATCGTTTCTGATATAAATGGCTGTAATGAGGTGATTGAAAACAATGTAAACGGATTAATCATTCCTGTAAAAAATGAATTAGCTTTGGAGCGTGCTATGCAGTACATGATTGATCATCCTGAAAAGAGGAACAGCATGATACAACACACACGGTCTCGTATTTTAGAACGTTATGAGCAACAGTTTGTTTGGAATGAAATTCTGAAATTTTATAAAAGTTTAGACTAA
- a CDS encoding ATP-grasp domain-containing protein — protein MAINILFTCAGRRNYLINYFKDALKGEGKIVAADMSLTAPAMVDADLSILVPPIYHKNYIDELKKIIVEHRITAVISLNDLELPILSAHKAELETTGAKVIISNEKVIDIAFDKVQTFNFLNQIGLQTPQTYTSIAPVLKAISDGKLSYPLVVKPRWGSASIGIDFPETEDELKLAFQLQHLRLKKSILKTASSHDIDNAILIQEKLNGKEFGMDILNDFEGHYYGTFVREKLNMRSGETDKAISVIDERFEAIGKTIASHLKHIGSLDCDVFIANDQLYVLELNPRFGGGYPFSHEAGINTAAIYIEWLKGQHNVDQFNNYQSGIQFSKCDRMLRIITR, from the coding sequence ATGGCAATTAATATACTTTTTACTTGCGCCGGACGTCGCAATTATCTGATTAATTATTTTAAAGACGCCTTAAAAGGTGAGGGAAAAATAGTGGCTGCCGATATGAGTCTTACCGCTCCGGCCATGGTAGATGCCGATTTGAGTATTCTCGTCCCTCCTATTTACCACAAGAATTATATAGATGAGCTAAAAAAAATTATCGTTGAACATCGTATTACTGCAGTGATTTCCTTGAATGATTTAGAGCTGCCTATTCTTTCTGCTCATAAAGCAGAACTAGAAACTACAGGTGCTAAGGTTATTATCTCCAATGAAAAGGTAATTGATATTGCGTTTGACAAAGTTCAAACCTTTAATTTTCTTAACCAAATTGGACTGCAAACACCACAAACCTATACAAGTATAGCACCTGTTTTGAAGGCCATCAGCGATGGAAAACTTAGTTATCCTTTAGTCGTAAAACCACGTTGGGGTAGCGCGTCTATTGGCATAGATTTTCCAGAAACGGAAGATGAACTAAAGCTTGCATTTCAATTGCAACATCTTAGGCTTAAAAAATCTATCTTAAAAACGGCAAGTTCACATGATATTGACAACGCCATTCTTATTCAAGAAAAACTAAATGGTAAAGAGTTTGGAATGGATATACTTAACGATTTTGAAGGGCATTATTACGGCACCTTTGTACGGGAGAAACTAAATATGCGATCTGGTGAAACTGATAAAGCCATCTCGGTTATTGATGAACGTTTTGAAGCTATTGGTAAAACCATTGCATCACATTTAAAACATATTGGGAGTCTAGATTGTGATGTGTTTATAGCAAACGATCAACTTTACGTATTAGAGTTAAATCCAAGATTTGGAGGCGGTTACCCCTTTTCACATGAAGCAGGAATTAATACAGCGGCTATTTATATTGAATGGTTGAAAGGGCAACATAATGTCGATCAATTTAATAATTATCAATCTGGAATTCAATTTTCTAAGTGCGATCGTATGCTGCGAATTATCACCAGATAA
- a CDS encoding cupin-like domain-containing protein, with amino-acid sequence MHNTIISYVQDILNHPLEEIETIETISHKDFHNTYTKNNTPIVMTKMIDDWPAMKKWNLDYFETIGKDKQAYISKGNIRQGDTAWEFGNFLSYIQEIKDSQTNNSDAYLSNLSIQKLFPEVMDDVDFSLISDFKKYNSTSFWIGSPGTITGWHTDRLNDNILAQVYGKKLVFLVSPKDNAKMPLSDKYEPGSKLCAVSMEEFDEAKHKVFKDAHVKYTVLEPGRTLFIPKNWWHCVYGIDISISSNNFGHTAVDHFRMKSVERVKRSLHSLGLYGKNCVCHYYDDNGKRQKR; translated from the coding sequence ATGCACAATACAATTATATCCTACGTACAAGACATCTTAAACCATCCTTTAGAAGAAATTGAAACTATAGAAACAATTTCACATAAAGATTTTCATAATACCTATACTAAAAACAACACCCCAATTGTCATGACTAAGATGATTGATGATTGGCCTGCGATGAAAAAATGGAATTTAGATTATTTTGAGACTATTGGTAAGGACAAGCAAGCCTATATTTCTAAAGGAAATATCAGACAAGGCGATACAGCCTGGGAATTTGGTAATTTTTTAAGTTATATTCAAGAAATAAAAGACTCTCAGACAAACAATTCAGACGCCTACTTGTCAAACCTGTCCATACAAAAGCTTTTTCCAGAAGTCATGGATGATGTAGACTTTTCATTGATTTCAGATTTTAAAAAATACAACTCCACATCATTTTGGATTGGTTCTCCTGGCACCATAACAGGTTGGCATACCGATAGACTTAATGATAATATTTTAGCCCAAGTATACGGCAAAAAACTTGTGTTTTTAGTATCACCAAAAGACAATGCAAAAATGCCTTTAAGCGATAAATACGAACCCGGATCAAAGCTCTGTGCTGTATCTATGGAAGAGTTTGACGAGGCAAAGCATAAGGTATTTAAAGATGCCCATGTGAAATACACCGTCTTAGAACCGGGCAGAACATTATTTATTCCTAAAAATTGGTGGCATTGTGTTTACGGTATCGACATCTCTATAAGCTCAAATAACTTTGGGCATACTGCAGTTGATCATTTTAGAATGAAATCTGTAGAACGGGTTAAAAGAAGTTTACACAGTCTTGGCCTTTATGGTAAAAACTGTGTTTGTCATTACTATGACGACAACGGTAAAAGACAAAAACGATAA
- the asnB gene encoding asparagine synthase (glutamine-hydrolyzing) gives MCGINGIITTSQADEQQLKNKLTMMNDLIIHRGPDDHGTYINTSESSSVAMGMRRLSIIDLHSGHQPMYSEDKKISIVFNGEIYNFKVLKAQLISEGVTFQTTSDTEVIIKLYQQKGTDAFKVLDGMYGLSIHDQNLNKVFIARDYFGEKPLYYYHQNDAFYWASELKSIINVIDHKPQIDKKGLNLFFRLTYIPAPYTIYEGISKLEPNNFMTFDVVKNTFSIDTIHDDPKKEPSSLSFNAAKKQVHDMVYKSVESRSISDVPLGTFLSGGVDSSIVSYCLAYMTDAKIDTFSIGFEKKSFDETDKSQVIAKLINSNHHEYIISENDLKHDIDSILNNFDEPFADDSSLPTYLLSNQTKSHVKVALTGDGGDEMFGGYNKYYIGKLNTKYTNIIPKSVHGIINTWSSKLLSRKDDSRGFKYKLNKLIKAIDYSDGYYWDIISLAFSSEDINSFLNQDYQDHSMFDYFKSVSGIENPKTLNDFRRIDKHVSLEGDMLVKVDRTSMLNSLECRSPFLNRELYEFSLTLPEDYLLHNWSKKHILKEAFKTNFPKGFLEKSKQGFGVPVGDWLRGHLKKELISYIDSAFLERQHIFNTTDIKTLVEAHLSGKQDNSFKVWTFFCFQKWYSNTYLN, from the coding sequence ATGTGTGGAATTAACGGAATTATTACAACATCACAAGCTGACGAACAGCAACTAAAAAACAAACTGACTATGATGAATGATCTTATCATTCATCGTGGCCCAGATGATCATGGGACTTATATCAATACCTCTGAGAGTAGTTCAGTGGCTATGGGAATGAGACGCTTGTCTATTATTGATTTGCATTCTGGTCATCAACCGATGTATTCTGAAGATAAGAAAATTTCCATCGTATTTAATGGAGAAATTTACAACTTCAAAGTTCTTAAAGCCCAGCTTATTTCCGAAGGTGTCACCTTTCAAACCACAAGTGATACCGAGGTAATTATTAAATTATACCAGCAAAAAGGAACAGATGCATTTAAAGTGCTTGATGGGATGTACGGCTTAAGCATTCATGATCAAAACTTAAATAAAGTCTTTATCGCTAGAGATTATTTTGGTGAAAAGCCACTATACTACTACCATCAAAATGATGCGTTTTATTGGGCTTCAGAGTTAAAATCAATTATAAACGTCATAGACCATAAGCCTCAAATAGATAAAAAAGGGCTTAATTTATTTTTTAGATTAACCTATATCCCTGCGCCTTATACCATTTACGAGGGTATTTCTAAATTGGAGCCTAATAATTTTATGACCTTTGATGTAGTCAAGAATACCTTTTCTATAGATACTATTCACGACGACCCTAAAAAGGAACCCTCTTCGTTAAGTTTTAATGCCGCTAAAAAACAAGTGCATGATATGGTTTACAAAAGTGTCGAGAGCAGATCTATATCAGATGTTCCATTGGGAACATTCTTGTCTGGCGGCGTTGATTCTTCAATTGTGTCCTACTGCTTAGCTTATATGACAGATGCAAAGATTGATACCTTTTCTATTGGTTTTGAGAAGAAATCATTCGACGAAACCGATAAGTCTCAAGTAATCGCTAAGCTTATTAACAGTAATCATCATGAATATATTATCAGTGAAAATGACCTCAAACACGACATTGATAGCATCCTAAATAATTTCGACGAGCCTTTTGCAGATGATTCCTCGCTCCCAACCTATTTGCTCTCAAATCAAACAAAATCTCATGTAAAGGTAGCATTAACAGGAGATGGCGGAGACGAAATGTTTGGTGGTTATAACAAATATTACATCGGAAAACTCAATACAAAGTATACCAATATCATACCTAAAAGTGTGCATGGCATCATCAATACTTGGTCATCTAAACTCTTAAGTCGTAAAGATGATAGCAGAGGTTTTAAATACAAATTAAACAAACTGATAAAAGCGATAGACTATAGTGATGGTTATTATTGGGATATCATCTCTCTCGCCTTTAGTTCAGAGGACATCAATTCATTTTTAAATCAGGACTATCAAGACCATTCCATGTTTGATTATTTTAAATCTGTTTCTGGCATTGAAAACCCTAAAACATTAAACGATTTTAGACGTATTGACAAGCATGTGAGTCTTGAAGGTGATATGCTTGTTAAAGTAGACCGAACCAGCATGCTTAACTCCTTAGAGTGTCGGTCTCCATTTTTAAATCGTGAGTTGTATGAATTTTCGTTAACCTTGCCCGAAGACTATTTACTTCATAATTGGAGTAAAAAACATATTTTAAAGGAAGCATTTAAAACTAATTTCCCAAAAGGATTTCTCGAAAAGTCGAAACAAGGCTTTGGAGTCCCTGTGGGTGATTGGTTACGTGGTCATTTAAAAAAAGAATTAATATCATATATTGACAGTGCTTTCTTAGAACGTCAGCATATCTTTAATACTACTGACATTAAAACACTTGTTGAAGCTCACTTGTCTGGAAAGCAGGACAATTCATTTAAAGTATGGACATTTTTCTGCTTTCAAAAATGGTATTCAAATACCTATTTAAACTAA
- a CDS encoding GNAT family N-acetyltransferase has protein sequence MKNNPFTSEIFNSVWLKHFNHSKPSYTFDFIQNVAFYKRAFLPLYINIGKNLTKGIYYNLVAQQNDFKGKAFLIYDVPDYFNVNEHTALVSKNLGLKKIYQYKGYLMDLTNFATAEDYRKEQFKKKNKRYIRWSHIKRLETCFDITDEFVFGEVSDEKYEFIFNHFYRLLSARFEEKNTDYHHLHSNKWQFYKDLILPLIRSKQASFLVIYNEGIPIGINLNYHGEGTLFKAITVFDTDYYKFSIGKLSVLKLLDWCYEHDYSFSDFSKGYFDYKEIWSNTQYDFNYHLLYDKSSIIATVIANTIAATFNFKSYLRKNNINHIYRKIIFKFKGAKQSQKSLSQLKIETLSEFKPSEDFDIITNKDEEYRYLTKHVNSFLFSNPEHYSNISVFKNLKTNVIIIKGTSKAIQLSF, from the coding sequence ATGAAAAACAATCCGTTTACATCTGAGATTTTTAATTCTGTTTGGCTTAAGCATTTTAATCATTCAAAACCTTCTTACACCTTTGATTTTATTCAAAATGTCGCGTTCTACAAAAGAGCTTTCTTGCCTTTATACATTAATATAGGCAAGAATCTTACTAAAGGTATCTATTACAATCTAGTAGCGCAACAAAATGATTTCAAGGGAAAAGCATTTTTAATATATGATGTTCCCGATTATTTCAATGTGAATGAACATACGGCTCTGGTCAGTAAAAACCTAGGACTCAAAAAAATCTATCAATATAAAGGGTATTTGATGGACTTGACTAATTTTGCTACTGCCGAAGATTATCGGAAAGAACAATTCAAAAAAAAGAACAAGCGCTACATTAGATGGTCTCATATCAAGCGCCTTGAAACGTGTTTTGATATTACAGACGAATTCGTTTTTGGGGAGGTGAGCGATGAGAAATACGAGTTTATTTTTAATCATTTTTATCGTTTATTAAGTGCTAGATTTGAAGAAAAAAACACCGATTATCACCATCTGCATAGCAATAAATGGCAGTTTTACAAAGATTTGATTTTACCTTTAATACGTTCAAAACAAGCATCGTTTTTAGTCATCTACAACGAAGGTATTCCCATTGGGATAAATCTTAATTACCACGGTGAAGGCACTTTATTTAAAGCAATCACTGTATTTGATACCGATTACTATAAGTTTAGTATCGGGAAGCTCTCTGTACTAAAACTATTAGATTGGTGCTATGAGCACGACTACTCCTTTTCAGACTTTTCAAAAGGATATTTTGATTACAAGGAGATATGGAGTAATACTCAGTACGATTTTAATTACCATTTATTATATGATAAATCTTCGATTATAGCTACAGTAATTGCCAATACCATTGCCGCCACATTTAATTTCAAATCGTATCTAAGAAAAAACAATATCAATCATATATATCGGAAAATTATATTTAAATTTAAGGGTGCCAAACAGTCACAAAAAAGCCTTAGTCAATTGAAGATTGAAACGCTTTCAGAATTTAAGCCATCTGAAGACTTTGACATCATTACTAATAAAGACGAGGAATATCGTTATTTGACAAAACATGTGAATAGTTTTTTGTTTTCTAATCCAGAACATTATAGCAATATAAGCGTTTTTAAAAACCTGAAAACGAATGTGATAATCATAAAAGGCACATCAAAAGCTATTCAATTAAGTTTTTAA